In Papaver somniferum cultivar HN1 chromosome 1, ASM357369v1, whole genome shotgun sequence, a genomic segment contains:
- the LOC113347904 gene encoding uncharacterized protein LOC113347904, with protein sequence MKSPIQGRPLCLYTAFSDTAVGDLLAQEDDEGIEHPIYYFNRTLRNAELRYPKAEKSCLSIIHSIHKFRHYLLSNKVVLISKSDHAKFLLSKPVLMGKSAKWILQMSELDITCVSPRAIKGQAVADLLAAFPGEGTTALREDLPGEFPDISVVEEEAWILYFDGSAAPSNNTGGAGVVLMSPTGEVSSADAILPAEIKIPSARIAAASGVHWNEAEALSSRIAELDTLDSRRGKAEERAQVYINKISRAYDKTAYSTVYYKIVKVDGGKLEAVINGKWPKAYNA encoded by the exons ATGAAGTCTCCCATCCAAGGAAGACCGCTATGTCTCTACACTGCTTTCAGTGATACCGCCGTCGGGGATCTGCTCgctcaagaagatgacgaaggaatCGAACATCCTATATACTATTTCAATCGAACATTGAGaaatgctgaactcagatatcccaaggcgGAAAAGTCATGTTTATCCATAATTCATTCCATTCATAAATTCAGACATTACTTGTTATCCAACAAGGTGGTGctcatatctaaatctgatcATGCGAaatttttgctttcaaaaccggtcCTGATGGGAAAGTCGGCCAAGTGGAttctccaaatgtcagagctAGACATAACGTGTGTATCACCTAGAGCTATAAAaggacaagcagttgcagacttactAGCAGCATTCCCTGGAGAAGGCACTACTGCACTACGCGAGgaccttcctggagaatttccagacatctccGTTGTCGAAGAAGAAGCGTGGATATTATATTTTGATGGGTCTGCCGCCCCTAGCAATAACACTGGAGGGGCTGGCGTAGTCCTAATGTCTCCAACCGGTGAAGTCTCCTC CGCAGACGCGATcctcccagcagaaatcaagatcccgtcagccaggattgcagcagcaagtgGGGTCCACTGGAATGAAGCTGAAGCGTTGAGCTCCAGGATCGCCGAGTTAGACACTCTAGACTCCAGAAGAGGTAAAGCAGAGGAACGTGCTCAGGTGTACATAAATAAGATCTCCAGGGCATATGACAAGACT GCTTACAGTACCGTCTACTACAAGATCGTTAAGGTGGATGGAGGAAAGTTAGAAgcagtcatcaatggaaaatggcccAAGGCATATAATGCTTAA